The following proteins come from a genomic window of Nicotiana tomentosiformis chromosome 12, ASM39032v3, whole genome shotgun sequence:
- the LOC104120608 gene encoding ABC transporter B family member 4-like isoform X1: protein MAEENSIETGIDNRETRVLESSEGSTFTRESDKTKKQKEAAAAAEEVPYYKLFAFADTIDHALMVIGMITAVGSGICFPLMAVFFGEIVDSFGMTVDNGKIVSKVSKVALKFMYLAFGSGLATFTQVSCWTVTSERQAARIRYLYLRTVLRQDIGFFDQKTNTGVIIESLCSDTLTIQDAIGEKVGKFIQVSATFFGGFVIAFIKGWRLSLVMLSSVPPLVISSAVLTILLAKLASRAQTHYSEAATVVEQTISSIKTVASYTGERRAISEYQSSLNKAYHSGVQEGLASGLGFGVFMFVFYTSYALAIWYGAKMILDHNYTGGDVMNVIMATLTGSFSLGYASPCLRAFAAGKAAAFKMFETINRKPAIDPYDMNGQKLHDISGDIELKDIYFCYPARPQESIFSGFSLSIPKGTTTALVGRSGSGKSTVISLIVRFYDPQAGEVLIDSINIKEFQLRWIRGKIGLVSQEPVLFGSTIKDNIAYGKDDATLAEIKAAVQLANASKFIDNLPQGLDTRVGDHGSQLSGGQKQRIAIARAILKDPKILLLDEATSALDAESERIVQETLDNVMINRTTVIVAHRLSTVKNADTIAVIQEGKIIEKGSHKELLQNREGAYVQLIQLQELSKYSGEQDSNELDKEEIVLTPEKKPNKQNILTRSVSGGSFRIENSSHHSLSIPVSAAEKEVRECHDLNSTTAVLKKGKDNALCRLAFMNKPEIPELLLGCIAAVVNAIILPIFGVLLSNVIKTFYEPAHELRKHSRFWSLIFVGLGLASLLATPLRTFLFAVAGCKLIKRIRLMCFEKVVYMDISWFDRKENSIGAIGTRLSTDAASVRGMVGESLALVVQNTSTAIAGLVIGLEASWQLALIMIVMVPLIGLNGYLHMKYVSGFGADAKKLYEDASRVASEAVGSIRTVASFSAEEKVVQLYKRKCEEPVRAGIKEGLLSGAGFGFSMFCLYSVYAASFYAGARLIESGKVTFAEVFRVFYGLSLTATAISQSGGLAPDSTKAKSGASSIFALLDRQSKIDSSDNSGMILDNVKGNIEFQHVSFNYPSRPEAQVLKDLCLIISSGETVALVGESGSGKSTVISLLQRFYDPDSGLITLDGIEIQKLKVKWLRQQMGLVSQEPILFNDTIRANIAYGKEGDATEAEILAAAELANAHNFISGLQQGYDTLVGERGIQLSGGQKQRVAIARAIVKCPKILLLDEATSALDSESEKVVQDALDRVREGRTTVVVAHRLSTIKGADVIAVMKDGAIVEKGNHETLVNREDGIYASLVSKSTSTMK, encoded by the exons ATGGCAGAAGAGAATTCTATCGAAACAGGCATCGATAACAGGGAAACTAGAGTCTTAGAATCCTCAGAAGGTTCTACTTTTACACGAGAATCGGACAAGACTAAAAAGCAGAAAgaggctgctgctgctgctgaagAAGTTCCATACTATAAGCTGTTCGCCTTTGCGGACACCATAGATCATGCATTGATGGTTATCGGTATGATCACAGCTGTTGGTAGTGGAATCTGCTTTCCCCTGATGGCTGTATTTTTTGGGGAGATAGTTGATTCCTTTGGAATGACCGTGGATAACGGAAAAATTGTTAGTAAAGTTTCTAAG GTAGCCCTTAAATTCATGTATCTGGCTTTCGGTTCAGGTCTTGCTACATTTACGC AGGTGTCTTGCTGGACAGTCACAAGCGAAAGACAGGCTGCTCGAATTAGATACTTGTACCTGAGAACAGTACTAAGACAAGATATTGGCTTTTTTGATCAGAAGACTAACACTGGTGTGATTATTGAAAGCCTGTGTAGTGATACTCTTACTATACAAGACGCCATCGGCGAAAAG GTTGGCAAATTTATTCAGGTATCAGCTACATTCTTTGGAGGATTTGTAATAGCTTTTATTAAGGGGTGGCGTCTATCGTTGGTCATGTTATCTTCAGTTCCTCCACTTGTCATCTCTTCTGCTGTCTTGACTATCCTTCTGGCAAAGCTAGCATCACGCGCACAGACTCATTATTCAGAAGCTGCAACTGTGGTTGAACAGACAATAAGCTCAATTAAAACT GTTGCATCGTATACGGGAGAGAGAAGAGCTATTTCTGAATATCAAAGTTCTCTAAACAAAGCTTATCATTCTGGTGTACAAGAGGGTTTGGCTTCAGGGCTCGGATTCGGTGTTTTTATGTTTGTCTTCTATACAAGTTATGCTTTAGCTATATGGTATGGTGCAAAAATGATTTTGGACCATAACTATACTGGAGGAGATGTAATGAATGTCATTATGGCTACACTAACTGGCTCCTT TTCTTTAGGATATGCTTCTCCATGCTTGCGCGCATTTGCTGCTGGAAAGGCTGCAGCATTTAAAATGTTTGAGACGATAAACAGAAAGCCGGCTATAGATCCTTATGATATGAATGGACAGAAACTTCATGACATTAGTGGTGACATTGAACTTAAGGACATTTATTTCTGTTATCCAGCAAGACCACAGGAGAGCATATTTAGCGGTTTTTCTCTGTCGATACCAAAGGGAACAACAACAGCTCTAGTAGGGCGAAGTGGAAGTGGAAAATCGACAGTGATAAGTCTAATAGTGAGGTTCTATGATCCACAGGCTGGTGAAGTTCTGATTGACAGTATAAATATCAAAGAATTTCAGCTTAGGTGGATCAGGGGAAAGATCGGGCTTGTTAGCCAAGAACCTGTGCTGTTTGGTTCAACAATAAAGGATAATATCGCCTATGGGAAGGACGATGCAACTCTTGCAGAAATTAAAGCTGCTGTTCAACTTGCCAATGCTTCCAAGTTTATTGATAATTTACCTCAG GGACTAGACACCAGAGTTGGCGATCACGGAAGTCAGCTGTCGGGAGGCCAAAAGCAAAGAATTGCTATTGCAAGAGCAATACTAAAGGATCCCAAAATTCTACTTTTGGATGAAGCTACAAGTGCTCTTGATGCAGAATCTGAGAGGATTGTTCAAGAGACATTGGACAATGTCATGATTAACCGAACTACAGTTATTGTTGCGCATCGCCTGAGTACAGTAAAGAATGCAGACACAATAGCTGTAATCCAAGAGGGAAAGATCATTGAAAAAG GTTCCCACAAGGAACTGCTGCAAAATAGGGAAGGAGCATATGTTCAGCTTATACAGTTGCAAGAGCTTAGCAAATATTCAGGAGAACAAGATTCAAATGAACTGGACAAGGAAGAGATAGTCCTAACACCTGAAAAGAAACCAAATAAGCAGAATATCCTAACACGATCAGTAAGTGGAGGCTCGTTCAGGATCGAGAATAGTAGCCATCATTCATTGTCCATTCCAGTTAGTGCAGCAGAGAAAGAAGTTAGGGAATGCCATGATCTTAATTCAACAACAGCCGTACTGAAAAAGGGTAAAGACAACGCACTTTGTCGCTTGGCATTTATGAACAAACCAGAGATTCCAGAATTATTACTTGGTTGTATAGCTGCAGTGGTCAATGCTATAATACTACCTATTTTTGGTGTACTTCTTTCTAATGTTATCAAGACTTTCTATGAGCCAGCTCATGAACTCAGAAAGCATTCAAGATTTTGGTCATTGatatttgtcggtctaggattgGCTTCTTTACTAGCAACACCCTTGAGGACATTCTTGTTTGCTGTAGCAGGATGTAAGTTAATTAAGCGGATTCGCTTAATGTGCTTCGAGAAAGTAGTTTACATGGATATAAGTTGGTTCGACAGAAAGGAGAACTCCATTGGAGCAATTGGCACCCGACTATCTACAGATGCAGCATCTGTGCGAGGTATGGTTGGAGAATCACTTGCTTTGGTTGTGCAGAATACGTCAACAGCTATAGCTGGTTTAGTTATAGGACTTGAAGCAAGCTGGCAATTGGCACTCATAATGATAGTTATGGTGCCTCTAATTGGATTAAATGGATATCTTCACATGAAATACGTTAGTGGTTTCGGTGCTGATGCTAAG AAATTATACGAGGATGCAAGTCGAGTTGCCAGTGAAGCAGTTGGAAGTATCAGAACAGTGGCTTCTTTCTCTGCTGAAGAGAAAGTGGTGCAATTATACAAAAGAAAATGTGAAGAACCGGTTAGAGCTGGAATAAAAGAAGGATTATTGAGTGGTGCAGGATTTGGTTTTTCAATGTTCTGCTTGTATTCTGTCTATGCTGCCAGCTTTTATGCTGGTGCTCGATTGATTGAGTCCGGTAAGGTTACATTTGCTGAGGTTTTTCGG GTTTTCTATGGTCTTAGCTTGACAGCAACCGCGATTTCTCAATCAGGTGGACTCGCTCCTGATTCCACCAAAGCCAAAAGTGGTGCATCTTCTATCTTTGCACTTCTTGACAGACAATCCAAGATAGACTCAAGTGATAACTCAGGAATGATATTAGACAATGTGAAGGGAAATATTGAGTTTCAACATGTCAGTTTTAATTATCCAAGTAGACCTGAGGCTCAAGTTCTAAAAGATCTATGCCTAATCATTAGCTCTGGAGAG ACGGTTGCGCTAGTAGGAGAAAGTGGGAGTGGAAAATCAACAGTTATATCTTTGTTGCAAAGATTTTATGATCCTGATTCAGGCCTAATCACATTAGATGGAATAGAAATTCAAAAGCTGAAGGTGAAATGGCTGAGACAGCAAATGGGACTGGTAAGTCAGGAGCCTATATTGTTCAATGACACAATCAGAGCTAACATAGCATATGGAAAGGAAGGTGATGCCACTGAAGCAGAAATATTAGCTGCTGCTGAGTTAGCCAATGCTCACAACTTCATCAGTGGCTTACAACAG GGCTATGACACATTAGTTGGTGAAAGAGGAATACAACTATCTGGTGGACAAAAGCAGAGAGTTGCAATTGCAAGAGCAATAGTGAAGTGTCCAAAGATACTACTACTAGATGAGGCCACAAGTGCACTTGATTCTGAGTCTGAGAAAGTGGTTCAAGATGCACTTGATAGAGTAAGGGAAGGCAGAACTACAGTTGTGGTGGCTCATAGGCTTTCCACAATTAAAGGAGCTGATGTTATTGCAGTAATGAAAGATGGTGCCATTGTTGAAAAAGGAAATCATGAAACTTTGGTTAATAGAGAGGATGGTATTTATGCTTCTCTAGTATCAAAGTCTACTAGCACTATGAAGTAG
- the LOC104120608 gene encoding ABC transporter B family member 4-like isoform X2 has product MAEENSIETGIDNRETRVLESSEGSTFTRESDKTKKQKEAAAAAEEVPYYKLFAFADTIDHALMVIGMITAVGSGICFPLMAVFFGEIVDSFGMTVDNGKIVSKVSKVALKFMYLAFGSGLATFTQVSCWTVTSERQAARIRYLYLRTVLRQDIGFFDQKTNTGVIIESLCSDTLTIQDAIGEKVSATFFGGFVIAFIKGWRLSLVMLSSVPPLVISSAVLTILLAKLASRAQTHYSEAATVVEQTISSIKTVASYTGERRAISEYQSSLNKAYHSGVQEGLASGLGFGVFMFVFYTSYALAIWYGAKMILDHNYTGGDVMNVIMATLTGSFSLGYASPCLRAFAAGKAAAFKMFETINRKPAIDPYDMNGQKLHDISGDIELKDIYFCYPARPQESIFSGFSLSIPKGTTTALVGRSGSGKSTVISLIVRFYDPQAGEVLIDSINIKEFQLRWIRGKIGLVSQEPVLFGSTIKDNIAYGKDDATLAEIKAAVQLANASKFIDNLPQGLDTRVGDHGSQLSGGQKQRIAIARAILKDPKILLLDEATSALDAESERIVQETLDNVMINRTTVIVAHRLSTVKNADTIAVIQEGKIIEKGSHKELLQNREGAYVQLIQLQELSKYSGEQDSNELDKEEIVLTPEKKPNKQNILTRSVSGGSFRIENSSHHSLSIPVSAAEKEVRECHDLNSTTAVLKKGKDNALCRLAFMNKPEIPELLLGCIAAVVNAIILPIFGVLLSNVIKTFYEPAHELRKHSRFWSLIFVGLGLASLLATPLRTFLFAVAGCKLIKRIRLMCFEKVVYMDISWFDRKENSIGAIGTRLSTDAASVRGMVGESLALVVQNTSTAIAGLVIGLEASWQLALIMIVMVPLIGLNGYLHMKYVSGFGADAKKLYEDASRVASEAVGSIRTVASFSAEEKVVQLYKRKCEEPVRAGIKEGLLSGAGFGFSMFCLYSVYAASFYAGARLIESGKVTFAEVFRVFYGLSLTATAISQSGGLAPDSTKAKSGASSIFALLDRQSKIDSSDNSGMILDNVKGNIEFQHVSFNYPSRPEAQVLKDLCLIISSGETVALVGESGSGKSTVISLLQRFYDPDSGLITLDGIEIQKLKVKWLRQQMGLVSQEPILFNDTIRANIAYGKEGDATEAEILAAAELANAHNFISGLQQGYDTLVGERGIQLSGGQKQRVAIARAIVKCPKILLLDEATSALDSESEKVVQDALDRVREGRTTVVVAHRLSTIKGADVIAVMKDGAIVEKGNHETLVNREDGIYASLVSKSTSTMK; this is encoded by the exons ATGGCAGAAGAGAATTCTATCGAAACAGGCATCGATAACAGGGAAACTAGAGTCTTAGAATCCTCAGAAGGTTCTACTTTTACACGAGAATCGGACAAGACTAAAAAGCAGAAAgaggctgctgctgctgctgaagAAGTTCCATACTATAAGCTGTTCGCCTTTGCGGACACCATAGATCATGCATTGATGGTTATCGGTATGATCACAGCTGTTGGTAGTGGAATCTGCTTTCCCCTGATGGCTGTATTTTTTGGGGAGATAGTTGATTCCTTTGGAATGACCGTGGATAACGGAAAAATTGTTAGTAAAGTTTCTAAG GTAGCCCTTAAATTCATGTATCTGGCTTTCGGTTCAGGTCTTGCTACATTTACGC AGGTGTCTTGCTGGACAGTCACAAGCGAAAGACAGGCTGCTCGAATTAGATACTTGTACCTGAGAACAGTACTAAGACAAGATATTGGCTTTTTTGATCAGAAGACTAACACTGGTGTGATTATTGAAAGCCTGTGTAGTGATACTCTTACTATACAAGACGCCATCGGCGAAAAG GTATCAGCTACATTCTTTGGAGGATTTGTAATAGCTTTTATTAAGGGGTGGCGTCTATCGTTGGTCATGTTATCTTCAGTTCCTCCACTTGTCATCTCTTCTGCTGTCTTGACTATCCTTCTGGCAAAGCTAGCATCACGCGCACAGACTCATTATTCAGAAGCTGCAACTGTGGTTGAACAGACAATAAGCTCAATTAAAACT GTTGCATCGTATACGGGAGAGAGAAGAGCTATTTCTGAATATCAAAGTTCTCTAAACAAAGCTTATCATTCTGGTGTACAAGAGGGTTTGGCTTCAGGGCTCGGATTCGGTGTTTTTATGTTTGTCTTCTATACAAGTTATGCTTTAGCTATATGGTATGGTGCAAAAATGATTTTGGACCATAACTATACTGGAGGAGATGTAATGAATGTCATTATGGCTACACTAACTGGCTCCTT TTCTTTAGGATATGCTTCTCCATGCTTGCGCGCATTTGCTGCTGGAAAGGCTGCAGCATTTAAAATGTTTGAGACGATAAACAGAAAGCCGGCTATAGATCCTTATGATATGAATGGACAGAAACTTCATGACATTAGTGGTGACATTGAACTTAAGGACATTTATTTCTGTTATCCAGCAAGACCACAGGAGAGCATATTTAGCGGTTTTTCTCTGTCGATACCAAAGGGAACAACAACAGCTCTAGTAGGGCGAAGTGGAAGTGGAAAATCGACAGTGATAAGTCTAATAGTGAGGTTCTATGATCCACAGGCTGGTGAAGTTCTGATTGACAGTATAAATATCAAAGAATTTCAGCTTAGGTGGATCAGGGGAAAGATCGGGCTTGTTAGCCAAGAACCTGTGCTGTTTGGTTCAACAATAAAGGATAATATCGCCTATGGGAAGGACGATGCAACTCTTGCAGAAATTAAAGCTGCTGTTCAACTTGCCAATGCTTCCAAGTTTATTGATAATTTACCTCAG GGACTAGACACCAGAGTTGGCGATCACGGAAGTCAGCTGTCGGGAGGCCAAAAGCAAAGAATTGCTATTGCAAGAGCAATACTAAAGGATCCCAAAATTCTACTTTTGGATGAAGCTACAAGTGCTCTTGATGCAGAATCTGAGAGGATTGTTCAAGAGACATTGGACAATGTCATGATTAACCGAACTACAGTTATTGTTGCGCATCGCCTGAGTACAGTAAAGAATGCAGACACAATAGCTGTAATCCAAGAGGGAAAGATCATTGAAAAAG GTTCCCACAAGGAACTGCTGCAAAATAGGGAAGGAGCATATGTTCAGCTTATACAGTTGCAAGAGCTTAGCAAATATTCAGGAGAACAAGATTCAAATGAACTGGACAAGGAAGAGATAGTCCTAACACCTGAAAAGAAACCAAATAAGCAGAATATCCTAACACGATCAGTAAGTGGAGGCTCGTTCAGGATCGAGAATAGTAGCCATCATTCATTGTCCATTCCAGTTAGTGCAGCAGAGAAAGAAGTTAGGGAATGCCATGATCTTAATTCAACAACAGCCGTACTGAAAAAGGGTAAAGACAACGCACTTTGTCGCTTGGCATTTATGAACAAACCAGAGATTCCAGAATTATTACTTGGTTGTATAGCTGCAGTGGTCAATGCTATAATACTACCTATTTTTGGTGTACTTCTTTCTAATGTTATCAAGACTTTCTATGAGCCAGCTCATGAACTCAGAAAGCATTCAAGATTTTGGTCATTGatatttgtcggtctaggattgGCTTCTTTACTAGCAACACCCTTGAGGACATTCTTGTTTGCTGTAGCAGGATGTAAGTTAATTAAGCGGATTCGCTTAATGTGCTTCGAGAAAGTAGTTTACATGGATATAAGTTGGTTCGACAGAAAGGAGAACTCCATTGGAGCAATTGGCACCCGACTATCTACAGATGCAGCATCTGTGCGAGGTATGGTTGGAGAATCACTTGCTTTGGTTGTGCAGAATACGTCAACAGCTATAGCTGGTTTAGTTATAGGACTTGAAGCAAGCTGGCAATTGGCACTCATAATGATAGTTATGGTGCCTCTAATTGGATTAAATGGATATCTTCACATGAAATACGTTAGTGGTTTCGGTGCTGATGCTAAG AAATTATACGAGGATGCAAGTCGAGTTGCCAGTGAAGCAGTTGGAAGTATCAGAACAGTGGCTTCTTTCTCTGCTGAAGAGAAAGTGGTGCAATTATACAAAAGAAAATGTGAAGAACCGGTTAGAGCTGGAATAAAAGAAGGATTATTGAGTGGTGCAGGATTTGGTTTTTCAATGTTCTGCTTGTATTCTGTCTATGCTGCCAGCTTTTATGCTGGTGCTCGATTGATTGAGTCCGGTAAGGTTACATTTGCTGAGGTTTTTCGG GTTTTCTATGGTCTTAGCTTGACAGCAACCGCGATTTCTCAATCAGGTGGACTCGCTCCTGATTCCACCAAAGCCAAAAGTGGTGCATCTTCTATCTTTGCACTTCTTGACAGACAATCCAAGATAGACTCAAGTGATAACTCAGGAATGATATTAGACAATGTGAAGGGAAATATTGAGTTTCAACATGTCAGTTTTAATTATCCAAGTAGACCTGAGGCTCAAGTTCTAAAAGATCTATGCCTAATCATTAGCTCTGGAGAG ACGGTTGCGCTAGTAGGAGAAAGTGGGAGTGGAAAATCAACAGTTATATCTTTGTTGCAAAGATTTTATGATCCTGATTCAGGCCTAATCACATTAGATGGAATAGAAATTCAAAAGCTGAAGGTGAAATGGCTGAGACAGCAAATGGGACTGGTAAGTCAGGAGCCTATATTGTTCAATGACACAATCAGAGCTAACATAGCATATGGAAAGGAAGGTGATGCCACTGAAGCAGAAATATTAGCTGCTGCTGAGTTAGCCAATGCTCACAACTTCATCAGTGGCTTACAACAG GGCTATGACACATTAGTTGGTGAAAGAGGAATACAACTATCTGGTGGACAAAAGCAGAGAGTTGCAATTGCAAGAGCAATAGTGAAGTGTCCAAAGATACTACTACTAGATGAGGCCACAAGTGCACTTGATTCTGAGTCTGAGAAAGTGGTTCAAGATGCACTTGATAGAGTAAGGGAAGGCAGAACTACAGTTGTGGTGGCTCATAGGCTTTCCACAATTAAAGGAGCTGATGTTATTGCAGTAATGAAAGATGGTGCCATTGTTGAAAAAGGAAATCATGAAACTTTGGTTAATAGAGAGGATGGTATTTATGCTTCTCTAGTATCAAAGTCTACTAGCACTATGAAGTAG
- the LOC104120608 gene encoding ABC transporter B family member 4-like isoform X3, translating to MAEENSIETGIDNRETRVLESSEGSTFTRESDKTKKQKEAAAAAEEVPYYKLFAFADTIDHALMVIGMITAVGSGICFPLMAVFFGEIVDSFGMTVDNGKIVSKVSKVALKFMYLAFGSGLATFTQVSCWTVTSERQAARIRYLYLRTVLRQDIGFFDQKTNTGVIIESLCSDTLTIQDAIGEKVGKFIQVSATFFGGFVIAFIKGWRLSLVMLSSVPPLVISSAVLTILLAKLASRAQTHYSEAATVVEQTISSIKTVASYTGERRAISEYQSSLNKAYHSGVQEGLASGLGFGVFMFVFYTSYALAIWYGAKMILDHNYTGGDVMNVIMATLTGSFSLGYASPCLRAFAAGKAAAFKMFETINRKPAIDPYDMNGQKLHDISGDIELKDIYFCYPARPQESIFSGFSLSIPKGTTTALVGRSGSGKSTVISLIVRFYDPQAGEVLIDSINIKEFQLRWIRGKIGLVSQEPVLFGSTIKDNIAYGKDDATLAEIKAAVQLANASKFIDNLPQGLDTRVGDHGSQLSGGQKQRIAIARAILKDPKILLLDEATSALDAESERIVQETLDNVMINRTTVIVAHRLSTVKNADTIAVIQEGKIIEKGSHKELLQNREGAYVQLIQLQELSKYSGEQDSNELDKEEIVLTPEKKPNKQNILTRSVSGGSFRIENSSHHSLSIPVSAAEKEVRECHDLNSTTAVLKKGKDNALCRLAFMNKPEIPELLLGCIAAVVNAIILPIFGVLLSNVIKTFYEPAHELRKHSRFWSLIFVGLGLASLLATPLRTFLFAVAGCKLIKRIRLMCFEKVVYMDISWFDRKENSIGAIGTRLSTDAASVRGMVGESLALVVQNTSTAIAGLVIGLEASWQLALIMIVMVPLIGLNGYLHMKYVSGFGADAKKLYEDASRVASEAVGSIRTVASFSAEEKVVQLYKRKCEEPVRAGIKEGLLSGAGFGFSMFCLYSVYAASFYAGARLIESGKVTFAEVFRLDSNRDFSIRWTRS from the exons ATGGCAGAAGAGAATTCTATCGAAACAGGCATCGATAACAGGGAAACTAGAGTCTTAGAATCCTCAGAAGGTTCTACTTTTACACGAGAATCGGACAAGACTAAAAAGCAGAAAgaggctgctgctgctgctgaagAAGTTCCATACTATAAGCTGTTCGCCTTTGCGGACACCATAGATCATGCATTGATGGTTATCGGTATGATCACAGCTGTTGGTAGTGGAATCTGCTTTCCCCTGATGGCTGTATTTTTTGGGGAGATAGTTGATTCCTTTGGAATGACCGTGGATAACGGAAAAATTGTTAGTAAAGTTTCTAAG GTAGCCCTTAAATTCATGTATCTGGCTTTCGGTTCAGGTCTTGCTACATTTACGC AGGTGTCTTGCTGGACAGTCACAAGCGAAAGACAGGCTGCTCGAATTAGATACTTGTACCTGAGAACAGTACTAAGACAAGATATTGGCTTTTTTGATCAGAAGACTAACACTGGTGTGATTATTGAAAGCCTGTGTAGTGATACTCTTACTATACAAGACGCCATCGGCGAAAAG GTTGGCAAATTTATTCAGGTATCAGCTACATTCTTTGGAGGATTTGTAATAGCTTTTATTAAGGGGTGGCGTCTATCGTTGGTCATGTTATCTTCAGTTCCTCCACTTGTCATCTCTTCTGCTGTCTTGACTATCCTTCTGGCAAAGCTAGCATCACGCGCACAGACTCATTATTCAGAAGCTGCAACTGTGGTTGAACAGACAATAAGCTCAATTAAAACT GTTGCATCGTATACGGGAGAGAGAAGAGCTATTTCTGAATATCAAAGTTCTCTAAACAAAGCTTATCATTCTGGTGTACAAGAGGGTTTGGCTTCAGGGCTCGGATTCGGTGTTTTTATGTTTGTCTTCTATACAAGTTATGCTTTAGCTATATGGTATGGTGCAAAAATGATTTTGGACCATAACTATACTGGAGGAGATGTAATGAATGTCATTATGGCTACACTAACTGGCTCCTT TTCTTTAGGATATGCTTCTCCATGCTTGCGCGCATTTGCTGCTGGAAAGGCTGCAGCATTTAAAATGTTTGAGACGATAAACAGAAAGCCGGCTATAGATCCTTATGATATGAATGGACAGAAACTTCATGACATTAGTGGTGACATTGAACTTAAGGACATTTATTTCTGTTATCCAGCAAGACCACAGGAGAGCATATTTAGCGGTTTTTCTCTGTCGATACCAAAGGGAACAACAACAGCTCTAGTAGGGCGAAGTGGAAGTGGAAAATCGACAGTGATAAGTCTAATAGTGAGGTTCTATGATCCACAGGCTGGTGAAGTTCTGATTGACAGTATAAATATCAAAGAATTTCAGCTTAGGTGGATCAGGGGAAAGATCGGGCTTGTTAGCCAAGAACCTGTGCTGTTTGGTTCAACAATAAAGGATAATATCGCCTATGGGAAGGACGATGCAACTCTTGCAGAAATTAAAGCTGCTGTTCAACTTGCCAATGCTTCCAAGTTTATTGATAATTTACCTCAG GGACTAGACACCAGAGTTGGCGATCACGGAAGTCAGCTGTCGGGAGGCCAAAAGCAAAGAATTGCTATTGCAAGAGCAATACTAAAGGATCCCAAAATTCTACTTTTGGATGAAGCTACAAGTGCTCTTGATGCAGAATCTGAGAGGATTGTTCAAGAGACATTGGACAATGTCATGATTAACCGAACTACAGTTATTGTTGCGCATCGCCTGAGTACAGTAAAGAATGCAGACACAATAGCTGTAATCCAAGAGGGAAAGATCATTGAAAAAG GTTCCCACAAGGAACTGCTGCAAAATAGGGAAGGAGCATATGTTCAGCTTATACAGTTGCAAGAGCTTAGCAAATATTCAGGAGAACAAGATTCAAATGAACTGGACAAGGAAGAGATAGTCCTAACACCTGAAAAGAAACCAAATAAGCAGAATATCCTAACACGATCAGTAAGTGGAGGCTCGTTCAGGATCGAGAATAGTAGCCATCATTCATTGTCCATTCCAGTTAGTGCAGCAGAGAAAGAAGTTAGGGAATGCCATGATCTTAATTCAACAACAGCCGTACTGAAAAAGGGTAAAGACAACGCACTTTGTCGCTTGGCATTTATGAACAAACCAGAGATTCCAGAATTATTACTTGGTTGTATAGCTGCAGTGGTCAATGCTATAATACTACCTATTTTTGGTGTACTTCTTTCTAATGTTATCAAGACTTTCTATGAGCCAGCTCATGAACTCAGAAAGCATTCAAGATTTTGGTCATTGatatttgtcggtctaggattgGCTTCTTTACTAGCAACACCCTTGAGGACATTCTTGTTTGCTGTAGCAGGATGTAAGTTAATTAAGCGGATTCGCTTAATGTGCTTCGAGAAAGTAGTTTACATGGATATAAGTTGGTTCGACAGAAAGGAGAACTCCATTGGAGCAATTGGCACCCGACTATCTACAGATGCAGCATCTGTGCGAGGTATGGTTGGAGAATCACTTGCTTTGGTTGTGCAGAATACGTCAACAGCTATAGCTGGTTTAGTTATAGGACTTGAAGCAAGCTGGCAATTGGCACTCATAATGATAGTTATGGTGCCTCTAATTGGATTAAATGGATATCTTCACATGAAATACGTTAGTGGTTTCGGTGCTGATGCTAAG AAATTATACGAGGATGCAAGTCGAGTTGCCAGTGAAGCAGTTGGAAGTATCAGAACAGTGGCTTCTTTCTCTGCTGAAGAGAAAGTGGTGCAATTATACAAAAGAAAATGTGAAGAACCGGTTAGAGCTGGAATAAAAGAAGGATTATTGAGTGGTGCAGGATTTGGTTTTTCAATGTTCTGCTTGTATTCTGTCTATGCTGCCAGCTTTTATGCTGGTGCTCGATTGATTGAGTCCGGTAAGGTTACATTTGCTGAGGTTTTTCGG CTTGACAGCAACCGCGATTTCTCAATCAGGTGGACTCGCTCCTGA